One Ranitomeya imitator isolate aRanImi1 chromosome 1, aRanImi1.pri, whole genome shotgun sequence DNA window includes the following coding sequences:
- the LOC138657467 gene encoding uncharacterized protein isoform X1, with amino-acid sequence MTPRMDEDRDETTRRLFHFALEIISLLSGEDYTIVRKTPGDGVTPIIHLQESGGRSPGPITEPPPHSLLHERNKKILELSNKMIELLSGEVTAGRLYRTGGFWVMSGEVTAGTLYSTGGFWVMSGEVTAGTLYRTGGFWVMSGEVTAGRLYRTGGF; translated from the exons atgaccccgaggatggacgaggacagggatgagaccaccagaagattattccacttcgccctggagatcatctccctgctgagcggagag gattacaccatagtgaggaagacaccgggggacggtgtgactcccatcatccatctccaggagtcaggagggcggagcccgggccccatcacagagcctcccccgcactccctgctacatgagaggaacaagaagatcctggagctcagcaacaagatgattgagctgctgagcggagaggtgactgctgggagattatacaggactggaggattctgggtgatgagcggagaggtgactgctgggacattatacagcactggaggattctgggtgatgagcggagaggtgactgctgggacattatacaggactggaggattctgggtgatgagcggagaggtgactgctgggagattatacaggactggaggattctga